The DNA window GTTTAAAAAATTATTTGATTTCAATGATACCCTCCCTGATGAAGAGGAAGACAATTATACCACATTAGCAGGATTTATTTTAAGTATAAGCGGTACAATTCCTGATGAAAAGGACAAATATGAATGTGGAAGATTTATCTTTGAAATCATTGATATTGACGGTCACCAAATTGACAAAGTTCTTGTAACCGATTTAGGTCCGCAAGAGGAAGAAAATAAGGAGGAATAACTAAATGGATGCATCAATAATAATTCAGATTGTTTTATTATTAGTTGGATTTGTATTCTTAATAAAAGGGTCAGACCTTTTTGTAGATGGTGCAAGCAGTATTGCTTCAATTTTAAAGATTCCTACCATCATCGTTGGTTTGACAATTGTTGCATTTGGTACAAGTGCTCCTGAAGCGGCCGTCTCCATTACATCTTCACTTACTGGAAGTAATGCGCTTGCAGTCAGTAATGTAATCGGCAGTAATTTATTTAATATGCTGATGGTTATTGGAGTATCTGCATTACTTGGCGATTTATTAATGGAAAAAAGTGTTTTAGATAAAGATTTACCATTCCTTGTTGGAATTACAATATTATTTGCAGTTTTCATATTCATTGGATGGAACATAAGCAATATTGAAGGTATAATCTTATTAATAATTTTAGCTGCATATATTTTCTATTTAATACGCAATGCACGAAAATCAAAAGATGCTAACGAAGTTGAAGAAGCTAAAATGTCTCTTCCAAAAAGTATAATTTTTATCCTCATCGGAATTGCCGGAATTGTACTTGGTGGAGATTTGGTTGTTGACAGCGCTTCAGCTATAGCAATAGCATTCGGAATGAGTGAAACATTGGTAGGTTTAACTATTGTGGCAGTTGGTACATCTTTACCTGAACTTGTAACCTCCCTTACTGCTTTAAAGAAAGGTGAAAATCAGTTAGTTATAGGTAATGTAATTGGATCAAACATATTTAATATTCTGTTTGTATTAGGTGCAAGTAGTGCAATAAGTGCAATACCTCTTGATTCAAGTTTGCTTATAGATGTCCTATTCATGATATTTGTAACAATATTATGTTTCATCTTTGGTAAAACACAAGAAAAATATGATAAAAAAGAAGGTGCAATTTTAGTTGCGTTATTCATTATTTATATGGCCTTCGCAATTATGAGAAATTAATTCTTTTAATTCACAAGCCTTACAAATATTTGATGAAGTCGGCTCACCACAAACTTCACACTCATTAAGGCTTGTGGAAATATCATTTTCAAAAGTTAAAATCTTTTGAAAAGATTCCATCACATTATTTTTAATACCAGGATACTTATCCTCACTGACATTTAAAAATTCTTTTATTTTAGCCCTTAGTGATAAATGAGAATACGGGCATTCATCCAAATGGATATCAATATCATTTAATACCGCCCACATGCCCACCTCTTTTTCAGGAGTGTTCCACAGAGGTTTTATTCTTGGAACTAATTTTGGATGAATAACATCAAGTTCAGGGCCAAATTTAGAAAATTTAATGGTATCTCCTCTTGCAAAACTCATTAAAAATGATTGTATCTCATCATCCAAATTATGTCCAGTAGCTATTTTAACAGCTCCCAATTCATAGGCAGTTTTATTTAAAATATTTCTTCTAAAAACACCGCAGGGAATGCAGGCACTTTTAAAATCCTGATAAATATCATCCAGACAGAATCCTTCTTCCTCTTTAAATGATTTTTGAACAAGTTCAACATCCAAATCCTTGGCATTTTTTATTGCAGAATCAATTCCATGTTGTCTATAACCTTCAATTCCTTCATCAACACTTATAGCAACCAAATCAAAATCCAAATAGTTCTGGTAATTTTTTAGTGCATGCAATGTTAAAACACTATCTTTTCCACCAGATAATGCAATAGCTATAAGTTCATTTTCTTTAATTAATTCATAATCAGAAATCAGATTATTGATTCTTGTAAAAATCTTTTCATTGAATTCATCTTTGTTTAATTTAACCATTACTAAATTAATTTATACAAAGATAAATAAATAATTTTACCAGGTGAAAAAAAATGATTACTTGTGATTTTGCAATATTGCCTGTAGGAACTGAAACTACAGAATGTAAAGAGTACGTGACTGCTGCAGTCCAGTCCATTAAGGATTCCGGACTTAATTATCAGTTAACCGGAATGGGAACACAAATTGAAGCAGAAAACCTAAAAGAATTATATGATGCAATAGCCAATGCTCAAGAAGCTATTTTTGAACTTGGAATAGGCAGAGTTTATACCGTGATTAAAGTAGATGACAGAAGAGATTTGGAAAACAGAACTTTGGATGCTAAAGTTGACACAGTTAACCAAATGTTAAAATAGAATCTCTAATAACCATCACTTTTTAATATTTTAACCGCCTTAAAAATAATCCTTCATAATATCTAACAGAGTATCAATAATGTATTCGACTTCCTCATCACTTAATGTGGAATAAAGAGGAAGGGAAATTTCATTTAAAAACAAATTATAGGCATTTGGATAATCATCAATATTGAAACCCAAGTTTTTATAAGCGGTCAATAACGGTAAAGGTTTATAATGAACATTAGTGCTTACCCCACGTTCATCCATTTTTGAAATGATTTCATTTCTTTTATCAAGATCAATATCTTCAATTCTTAAAAGATATAAATGTCCTGATGAAACAGAATTTTCTGTTTTATGGAATTGTCTGATAAATGGATATTCACAAAATGCTGCATCATATTTAGCAATGATTTCTTGTCTTCTTTTTAAAATATCAGAATACCTTTTTAATTGCATTAAACCTAGACTTGCCTGAATATCAGTCATATTGCATTTATATCCTGGAATTAAAATATCATATTCCCATGACCCATTCGTTTTTGCAAGTGCATCTTTAGTTTGACCATGCAGTGAATAAATTTGGTACTGTTTATACAATTCCTCATTATCAAGTCCATCATGATCAATCCATGTAACCGCACCGCCTTCAGCAGTGGTTAAATTTTTAACTGCATGAAATGAAAAACAGGTAAAATCAGCAAAAGTTCCGGATTTTTTATTATTTTTTACAGCGCCAAAACCGTGTGCACAATCAGCTACAACAATAATTCTGTTAAATATTTCCTGCAACTCAGAATTAGGATTAAACAAATCTTTTTTGCTTTCAATAATTTCAAATATTTTATCATAATCGCAGAGGATTCCCGCAATATCAACAGGAATAATAACTTTAGTCTTTTCCGTTATGGCATCAGCCATTAAATCATAATCCATTTCAACATTATCCTTTTGACTATCAACAATAACGGGAGTTGCTCCAACATGACAGATGACACTGCATGATGCTGTATAAGTATATGCGGGAACAATAACTTCATCACCTTTTCCAATTCCCAAAATGCGCAAGGTCATTTCAAGAGAGGTGGTAGCAGAACTTAAACAAGCAGTTTTTGCACTGCCACAATAAGAAGTAATGTCATTTTCAAATTTTTTTGTTTTAGGACCAGTTGTTATCCATCCGGATTTTAATGTATCGATAACTTCCTCTATCTCATTATCTGAAATATCCGGTGGGGAAAATGGAATATTCATCAAAAACCACCTTAACCTTCCATTTCTTTTAAAATATTTAAAATTTCATCTTTTGATAAATGGTCTACTTCATTAGAATTATAAATAAAATCAGGATGCTGTTTATTTAATTCATCATGAATAATGAATAAATCACCATTATCATAAGCAGATAACATCTCATCAGAAGTCATCAATTCTTCATATAATTTTTCACCAGGCCTTTTTCCAATGATTTTTACATCAATATCTTCAGGGTTATACCCGTATACCGGTGCATAAAATTCAATCATTGCATCAACGAGGTCATGTAATTTAAATGCGGGCATTTTCAATATAAATATTTCTCCGCCTTGAGATAAACTACCAGCCTGTAAAATGAGTTTAGCGGCTTGATAGATATTCATTATAAATCTTGTCATGTCTTCATCAGTGAGAGTTATTGGACCGCCATTTTTCAATTGCTTTTTAAATAATGGAATAACAGACCCTCTTGAATTTAACACATTACCAAATCTAACACAAGAGAATTTAGTTCCGTTATTCTCACTATAGGTATTTGCCGCCATCATCAGTCTTTCAGCTAAAAATTTAGTAGCTCCCATTACATTTTCCGGATGAACTGCCTTATCCGTACTGATTAAAACAACTTTTTCAACATCACATAAAACTGCCATATCAATTACATTTTGAGTTCCTAAAATATTAGTTTTAACCGCACTGATCGGATTATATTCACATAATGGAACGTGTTTATATGCTGCCGCATGGAAAATAATATCAATATCTTTAAATACACTTTTTAATCCCTGCGGATTATTAATATCTCCAACATAAATCTTTATTTTAGAAGAATTAAAATCATTACTCAAATCAAATAATTCTGTTTCGTTATTATCCAAAACTCTTATGACATCAACATCATATTTATTTAATTCTTTGACAATTTTTTTACCGATAGACCCTGAACCTCCAGTAACAAGAATTTTTTTATTTTTATAAAAATCATTAAACATTCAAGCCCCCTAAAAATACACTATAATCTAATCATAGAATATTTAAAGTTTAATTTCTTTCAACCCCTACGTTTATAGAATATTTTTCAATAATAAACTGTTATTTATACAACATATAACTTAATTAAATAATATATATTTTATATTTTAAAAATGTTTTTAATTAATTGTCAATAAATTAAATGAATTTAAAAATGAAAAAAATAAATGACAAAAAATAAAAAAATAGGGTTAGAAATTAATCTAACTCTTCGGAAGCAGTTTTTACTGCTTCAATAACTAAATCCAAATCTTCTTTTGTTAATGATGGATGTACCGGAAGAGAAATTACACTGTTAGCAGCAAGTTCTGCATTAGGACAATTTCCCTCAATTCCTAAAGATTTGTAAATTGGTTGATTGTACAGAGGGATTGGATAATGGATTCCTGTTCCTACACCACATTCATTTATAATATCTACCCAATCATCCCTATCTCCTTTTTCAACTCTGATTGTGTATTGGTGATATACATGTTTTGATCCATAGGCACAGTATGGAGTTATAATTCCATCAACATCTTTTAATCCTTCATTTAAGTATGCTGCATTTTCAATTCTTTTTTTATTAAAACCATCAATTTTATCTAATTGTGCAAGACCTATTGCAGCTGAAATATCAGTCATTCTAAAATTATATCCTATTTCACCGTGATGATACCTGATGCTTGCACCATGAGCTCTGAATATTTTTGCATTATCTGCTAAATCTTCATCATTAGTTGTGATTATTCCTCCTTCGGAAGTAGTCATGTTTTTAGTAGGATAAAAACTAAAACAGGACATGTCACCTAAACTGCCCACTTTACCCCCATTGGATGTAGCACCATGAGCCTGAGCAGCATCTTCTATAACAATTAACCCATATTTTTCAGCAATTTCATTGATTCTATCCATATTTGCAGCTTGCCCATATAACTGAACTGGCAAAATAGCTTTGGTATTTTCTGAAATCAATTTTTCTATAGAATCAGGGTTAATTGTATAAGTTTTTAAATCAATATCTGCAAAAATAGGTTTTGCGCCAGTGTATAATATTGAGTTTCCACTTGCAATAAAAGTAAATGGAGTAGTTATTACTTCATCACCTTGACCAATGCCGCTTGAAAGTAATGCAACATGCAATGCGGCTGTTCCTGAATTAACAGCTATACCGTAATCAGCTCCAACCCAATCTGCGAATTTTTGTTCGAATTCTTCCACTTTAGGGCCTTGAGCAATCATACCTGATTTTAGAACTTCAACTACATTTTCTATTTCTTCATCACCAATTATTGGTTTTGCAATAGGAACTTTTATATCTGACACAATCATCACCAGTTGATTAATTATACTATAATAATATTTAAATCTAATAATATTTAAAACATTACATAATTGATTAAAAACGAACAAGAGTTGAACAAATGGATGAATATAAAATTAAAAGTATTGAAGAAGGACTGACAAAAATCGAATTTCCGGAATTTGATAAAATTTCATCTGATGCACCGGTATTTTACAACCCAAACATGGAATTAAATAGGGATTTGTCAATACTTGCAATACAAGTTTTTCAAAAAAATGAACAAAGGGAAATAAACATATGCGACCTTTTTGGAGGAAGTGGAATAAGAGGCATCCGTTATAAAAATGAAATAGATGGAGTGGGAACCGTTTGTATTAATGACATTAGTGAAACCGCCAATTTTTATGAAAGACACAATATAAAACTAAATGATTTAAATGACATTGAAGTTTTCCAACATGATGCCAGCATGTTTTTAAGAATGAAAAGAGGAGAATTTGATGTTATTGATATTGATCCTTTTGGAACCCCATCCCCGTTTTTAGATTCCGCAGGATATTGTGCCCGTAGAAACTCTCTGCTTTGCGTCACTGCTACAGATACTTCTGCATTATGCGGAACATATAAAGAACCTTGCATAAGGAAATATAATGCAAAACCCTACAAAAGCGAATATTGTCATGAAACCGGAATACGAATTCTAGCAGGATTTGTAGCATTGACACTTGCGAAATATGGTAAATACATTGAAGTTAAAATGTCACACAGCACCGAGCATTATATGAGATTATATCTATATGTCAAGAAAGGTCCTAAAAAAACTGATGAACGTTTAAAAAATATTGGATACATCAGTCACTGTAAACATTGCTTGCACAGACAAACAAGCAAAGGCCTGGCAAGTCCAATAGAAGATGTTTGCCCAGTTTGTGGAGAAAAATTAATCCATGCGGGCCCATTATGGTTAGGTGAAATTCAAAATTCAGAATTCATCCAAAATATGATTGAAGAAACTGAAAATAAGAAAATCAATAAAGAAAAAGAGGCATTAAAGCTTTTAAATAGTTGTCTGAATGAAGCTAATGCACCGGCAACATTTTATGATGTTCACAAAATTTGCAAGTCAATGAAAATAAGCGCACCTAAATTAGATTTAATCTTTGATGAAATCGAAAAAAATGGCCATATTGCTATAAAAACACATTACAATCCATTAGGAATAAAAAGTGATGCATCAATTAAATACATTAGACATATATTATTTTCATTATGTGAAAGTGAATAGATGATAACAATCGTAATAATTTTATGATAAAATTTTTTAGAAAAAAGTTAAAATTAATATACATTCGAGGGTACAAAAGAAAAATATGTAAATAAGCTTTTTTCCAACATTAAAAAAACAACATTAAAGCAAAAATCTTAAAAAATTTATAGTAAAATAAAGCATAGTTTTAAATAATATAAAATAATACAATATATGTATAGTTAATTTATTAAAAATTCCAATTCAAAATAATAAATTAACAATAAGAAAATAAGGAGAAAAAATATGGTAAAAACTAAAGATAATGTTATAAAACTTGATGACACTGACATTAACATCCTTAAAATTATCAATGAAGACGTTAGAACTTCATATAGACAAATATCTCGCAGTTTGGATGTGTCTGTAGGAACAGTTCATAATCGTATCGACAAAATGGTTAAATCAGGTGTTATTAAAAAGTTTTCACCAGTTATCGACCACGAAAAACTCGGATTTGTATTAACAACCATTATTGGAGTTAGAGTTAAAGGTGGAAAACTCAAAAACTGGGAAGAAAAAACCTTTTTTAATAAAAATGTAGTCGGGATTTATGATGTTACTGGAGAATATGACGCATTCTTAATTGCAAAATTCAGAAATACAAATGAATTAAATTCATTTATCAAAGAATTACTAAAAGATCCAATTATAGAAAGAACATACACACAAACAGTATTAGATGTCATTAAAGAAGATATGGGATCTTCTAACATTTTATAAAAATACAATATGCAGTAAGAAATTACTGCATAACACTTTTTTTACAAATTTAAATTATTGAAAAATTTCTATTTTCTAACGGAAACTGTAAAAAACAATTTCCAAAAAAATAATTAAAAAAAGAGATTATTTTTAAAATTCATACAAATATATAAATAAAAAGACATGATATATATAAAATATTAAGAAAAATTTTTCGAGGTAATTAAATTGGCAGTATGCTTACCCGACACACAAGATGATGCTCCAAGCATTCCTATCAAATTAACTAGAGTAGGAGTGACCGGAGTAAAAAAATTATTACAACTAGAAAGAAGAAATAAAAGACCTATAATATTATTACCAACCTTTGATGCATTTGTTGATTTACCAAATGACCAAAAAGGTGTGCACATGTCTAGAAATCCTGAAGCAATAAGTGAAGTTCTTGAAACTGTTGCTGAAGATTCCACAGTTGATGTTGAATCATTATGCGCTAAAATTGTAGATTGCATGATGAAAAAACATGAATATGCAAAACGTGTTGAAATCTCAATGACTACCGATTTTATGTTTATGAGAGAGTCCCCAGTGACTA is part of the uncultured Methanobrevibacter sp. genome and encodes:
- a CDS encoding calcium/sodium antiporter, with protein sequence MDASIIIQIVLLLVGFVFLIKGSDLFVDGASSIASILKIPTIIVGLTIVAFGTSAPEAAVSITSSLTGSNALAVSNVIGSNLFNMLMVIGVSALLGDLLMEKSVLDKDLPFLVGITILFAVFIFIGWNISNIEGIILLIILAAYIFYLIRNARKSKDANEVEEAKMSLPKSIIFILIGIAGIVLGGDLVVDSASAIAIAFGMSETLVGLTIVAVGTSLPELVTSLTALKKGENQLVIGNVIGSNIFNILFVLGASSAISAIPLDSSLLIDVLFMIFVTILCFIFGKTQEKYDKKEGAILVALFIIYMAFAIMRN
- a CDS encoding DegT/DnrJ/EryC1/StrS aminotransferase family protein — its product is MSDIKVPIAKPIIGDEEIENVVEVLKSGMIAQGPKVEEFEQKFADWVGADYGIAVNSGTAALHVALLSSGIGQGDEVITTPFTFIASGNSILYTGAKPIFADIDLKTYTINPDSIEKLISENTKAILPVQLYGQAANMDRINEIAEKYGLIVIEDAAQAHGATSNGGKVGSLGDMSCFSFYPTKNMTTSEGGIITTNDEDLADNAKIFRAHGASIRYHHGEIGYNFRMTDISAAIGLAQLDKIDGFNKKRIENAAYLNEGLKDVDGIITPYCAYGSKHVYHQYTIRVEKGDRDDWVDIINECGVGTGIHYPIPLYNQPIYKSLGIEGNCPNAELAANSVISLPVHPSLTKEDLDLVIEAVKTASEELD
- a CDS encoding TIGR00269 family protein: MVKLNKDEFNEKIFTRINNLISDYELIKENELIAIALSGGKDSVLTLHALKNYQNYLDFDLVAISVDEGIEGYRQHGIDSAIKNAKDLDVELVQKSFKEEEGFCLDDIYQDFKSACIPCGVFRRNILNKTAYELGAVKIATGHNLDDEIQSFLMSFARGDTIKFSKFGPELDVIHPKLVPRIKPLWNTPEKEVGMWAVLNDIDIHLDECPYSHLSLRAKIKEFLNVSEDKYPGIKNNVMESFQKILTFENDISTSLNECEVCGEPTSSNICKACELKELISHNCEGHINNE
- a CDS encoding UDP-N-acetylglucosamine 4,6-dehydratase family protein — encoded protein: MFNDFYKNKKILVTGGSGSIGKKIVKELNKYDVDVIRVLDNNETELFDLSNDFNSSKIKIYVGDINNPQGLKSVFKDIDIIFHAAAYKHVPLCEYNPISAVKTNILGTQNVIDMAVLCDVEKVVLISTDKAVHPENVMGATKFLAERLMMAANTYSENNGTKFSCVRFGNVLNSRGSVIPLFKKQLKNGGPITLTDEDMTRFIMNIYQAAKLILQAGSLSQGGEIFILKMPAFKLHDLVDAMIEFYAPVYGYNPEDIDVKIIGKRPGEKLYEELMTSDEMLSAYDNGDLFIIHDELNKQHPDFIYNSNEVDHLSKDEILNILKEMEG
- a CDS encoding tRNA (guanine(10)-N(2))-dimethyltransferase — translated: MDEYKIKSIEEGLTKIEFPEFDKISSDAPVFYNPNMELNRDLSILAIQVFQKNEQREINICDLFGGSGIRGIRYKNEIDGVGTVCINDISETANFYERHNIKLNDLNDIEVFQHDASMFLRMKRGEFDVIDIDPFGTPSPFLDSAGYCARRNSLLCVTATDTSALCGTYKEPCIRKYNAKPYKSEYCHETGIRILAGFVALTLAKYGKYIEVKMSHSTEHYMRLYLYVKKGPKKTDERLKNIGYISHCKHCLHRQTSKGLASPIEDVCPVCGEKLIHAGPLWLGEIQNSEFIQNMIEETENKKINKEKEALKLLNSCLNEANAPATFYDVHKICKSMKISAPKLDLIFDEIEKNGHIAIKTHYNPLGIKSDASIKYIRHILFSLCESE
- a CDS encoding Lrp/AsnC family transcriptional regulator produces the protein MVKTKDNVIKLDDTDINILKIINEDVRTSYRQISRSLDVSVGTVHNRIDKMVKSGVIKKFSPVIDHEKLGFVLTTIIGVRVKGGKLKNWEEKTFFNKNVVGIYDVTGEYDAFLIAKFRNTNELNSFIKELLKDPIIERTYTQTVLDVIKEDMGSSNIL
- a CDS encoding DegT/DnrJ/EryC1/StrS aminotransferase family protein, which produces MNIPFSPPDISDNEIEEVIDTLKSGWITTGPKTKKFENDITSYCGSAKTACLSSATTSLEMTLRILGIGKGDEVIVPAYTYTASCSVICHVGATPVIVDSQKDNVEMDYDLMADAITEKTKVIIPVDIAGILCDYDKIFEIIESKKDLFNPNSELQEIFNRIIVVADCAHGFGAVKNNKKSGTFADFTCFSFHAVKNLTTAEGGAVTWIDHDGLDNEELYKQYQIYSLHGQTKDALAKTNGSWEYDILIPGYKCNMTDIQASLGLMQLKRYSDILKRRQEIIAKYDAAFCEYPFIRQFHKTENSVSSGHLYLLRIEDIDLDKRNEIISKMDERGVSTNVHYKPLPLLTAYKNLGFNIDDYPNAYNLFLNEISLPLYSTLSDEEVEYIIDTLLDIMKDYF
- a CDS encoding MTH1187 family thiamine-binding protein; amino-acid sequence: MITCDFAILPVGTETTECKEYVTAAVQSIKDSGLNYQLTGMGTQIEAENLKELYDAIANAQEAIFELGIGRVYTVIKVDDRRDLENRTLDAKVDTVNQMLK